From a single Fuerstiella sp. genomic region:
- a CDS encoding FAD-binding oxidoreductase yields the protein MKTADAIVIGAGINGSTTAFNLLRRGMKDVVLVEKSLIASGGTGDSAAIVRQHYSHEALVKLVKRSVEVFTNFDDIIGGDPDYHRTGWAFLVPKHAAEAFDRNISLQQSLGVNTRCLTADELHRIEPRIQIPDVGRIAWEEDSGYCEPKNSVVHAYVRRFVDMGGTLMDNTAVNGLTVQNGRVTSVQVGFESISAPIVVIAAGPWSVKIAAWAGVELPIQITREQEFILETGPCGGPPVMPFSDFSQAIYYRPHTGTRTLLGRGFPKDYESVADPDCYARHADRVFIDEVVQRFEKRFPMLTGALAVHGFSGLYDVTPDWNPILGRTDEVEGLILCCGFSGHGFKIGPAVGECLAEYITEGASSLIDISVFDIKRFAQGNPLTNAYGGNRA from the coding sequence ATGAAAACAGCGGATGCGATTGTCATCGGTGCCGGAATCAACGGCAGCACAACGGCCTTTAATCTGCTTCGGCGCGGAATGAAAGATGTCGTGCTTGTTGAGAAGAGTCTGATCGCTTCAGGCGGGACTGGTGACTCGGCCGCTATTGTCCGACAGCATTATTCGCATGAAGCCCTGGTCAAACTGGTGAAGCGATCCGTCGAAGTTTTTACGAACTTTGACGACATCATCGGTGGTGACCCGGACTACCACCGAACCGGCTGGGCCTTCCTGGTACCGAAACACGCGGCTGAAGCGTTCGACAGGAATATTTCCCTGCAGCAGTCTCTCGGGGTCAATACCCGATGCCTCACGGCCGATGAATTGCACCGGATCGAACCGCGGATTCAGATTCCGGACGTCGGTCGCATTGCCTGGGAAGAAGATTCAGGCTATTGCGAACCTAAGAATTCAGTCGTTCACGCCTATGTGCGTCGTTTTGTCGATATGGGCGGGACGTTAATGGATAACACCGCGGTGAACGGACTAACCGTACAGAACGGTCGAGTGACGTCGGTACAGGTTGGCTTTGAGTCAATATCGGCGCCAATTGTTGTGATCGCGGCCGGTCCGTGGTCTGTAAAAATTGCGGCCTGGGCCGGTGTCGAACTACCAATCCAGATCACGCGCGAGCAGGAATTCATACTGGAGACCGGTCCTTGTGGTGGCCCACCCGTGATGCCGTTTTCGGATTTTTCCCAGGCGATTTATTATCGGCCACATACCGGAACACGCACGCTGCTTGGTCGTGGTTTTCCGAAGGATTACGAATCGGTGGCCGATCCCGACTGCTACGCGCGCCATGCGGACCGGGTGTTCATTGATGAGGTCGTTCAGCGGTTTGAAAAACGATTTCCGATGCTGACCGGGGCACTGGCGGTACACGGTTTCAGCGGGCTGTACGATGTGACACCCGACTGGAACCCTATTCTTGGACGGACCGATGAGGTGGAAGGTTTGATCCTGTGCTGCGGATTCAGCGGCCACGGTTTTAAAATCGGGCCTGCCGTCGGCGAGTGCCTGGCGGAATACATCACGGAAGGGGCGTCTTCGCTGATTGATATCAGTGTGTTCGACATCAAACGGTTTGCGCAGGGCAACCCGCTGACAAATGCTTATGGCGGCAATCGGGCGTAG
- a CDS encoding Gfo/Idh/MocA family oxidoreductase gives MKRRSFLKTSAVGAAVAAGAASDGRAEASAANKVTLAVMGVRGRGRNLINYFGQMPDVDLAYLCDVDRNVVEPAMKIAEEGQGKRPRFEEDIRRVLDDPAVDAIVVSTPIHWHAPATILACEAGKDVYVEKPISHNVREGRLMVNAAKKHNRIVQVGTQARSRPNTIQFVDAIHSGRIGEVHMAKVWNCQMRRNIGFKQDEPVPAGINYDLWTGPVPKLPFNRNRYNATVNWQWHYGAGDLGNDGIHWVDVARWVLGVDYPTEVSGMGRKLYFDDDQQTPDTQVLTFNYEDKVLMYEQRLWNTYRMNGGQNGVEVYGTEGKAYVQFFDDLYQYGYKIFDKKGREIQSELAGNRDNNPHYGNFIDCVRTRKTPNADIETGHISTALCHLGNTASRLNRTLRFDPASESFVDDQEADGYLTREYRQHWSSQPFV, from the coding sequence ATGAAAAGACGAAGTTTTCTAAAGACGAGTGCAGTGGGGGCTGCGGTTGCTGCTGGAGCAGCGAGTGACGGACGGGCTGAAGCGTCGGCCGCTAACAAAGTCACTTTGGCCGTCATGGGAGTCCGCGGCAGAGGCAGGAACCTGATCAACTACTTCGGACAGATGCCGGACGTCGATCTCGCTTACCTTTGCGACGTCGACCGGAATGTAGTCGAGCCGGCGATGAAAATCGCAGAGGAAGGACAAGGGAAACGACCCCGATTTGAAGAAGATATTCGACGTGTTCTGGACGATCCGGCTGTTGATGCCATCGTGGTCTCGACTCCGATTCACTGGCATGCCCCTGCGACCATTCTGGCCTGCGAGGCGGGAAAGGATGTGTATGTCGAAAAGCCCATCTCGCACAATGTGCGCGAGGGGCGACTGATGGTGAACGCGGCAAAAAAACATAATCGGATCGTCCAGGTGGGAACCCAGGCACGTAGCCGTCCGAATACAATCCAGTTCGTCGATGCCATCCATTCCGGCAGGATTGGAGAGGTGCATATGGCCAAAGTATGGAACTGCCAGATGCGGAGAAACATCGGGTTCAAACAGGATGAACCTGTGCCGGCCGGAATTAACTACGACCTCTGGACCGGTCCTGTTCCCAAACTGCCCTTCAACCGGAATCGCTATAACGCCACAGTCAACTGGCAATGGCATTATGGTGCAGGAGACCTTGGCAATGACGGCATCCACTGGGTCGACGTTGCTCGCTGGGTTTTGGGCGTTGATTACCCCACCGAGGTCAGCGGCATGGGCCGTAAACTCTACTTCGATGACGATCAGCAGACGCCGGATACACAGGTGCTGACCTTCAACTACGAAGACAAGGTGCTGATGTATGAGCAGCGACTCTGGAACACATATCGCATGAATGGGGGACAGAACGGCGTTGAGGTCTACGGGACCGAGGGTAAGGCGTATGTCCAGTTTTTCGATGATCTTTATCAGTACGGATACAAAATCTTCGACAAAAAGGGCCGTGAAATCCAGAGCGAGTTGGCAGGTAACCGCGACAATAATCCGCACTACGGCAACTTTATTGACTGCGTACGGACCCGAAAGACCCCGAATGCGGACATCGAGACAGGGCACATTTCAACGGCGCTTTGTCATCTGGGCAATACCGCCTCTCGCCTGAATCGTACGCTCCGTTTCGATCCTGCATCAGAAAGTTTTGTAGATGACCAGGAAGCTGACGGCTACCTGACACGAGAGTACCGACAGCACTGGTCCAGTCAGCCTTTCGTATAG